The following proteins come from a genomic window of Synechococcus sp. BIOS-E4-1:
- a CDS encoding Nif11-like leader peptide family natural product precursor, translated as MSEEQLQAFLEKVKSDNSLQEKLKAATESDAVSAIAKEAGFSISADDLKKVQSEVSEEELEGAAGGERSKNCCLTAVCRTLAF; from the coding sequence ATGTCAGAAGAGCAACTCCAAGCTTTCCTGGAGAAAGTTAAATCAGACAACAGTCTTCAGGAGAAGCTCAAAGCAGCTACTGAATCAGACGCAGTTTCTGCGATTGCGAAAGAGGCGGGATTTAGTATCTCTGCTGACGATTTGAAGAAGGTTCAATCAGAGGTTTCAGAAGAAGAGCTGGAAGGCGCGGCTGGGGGAGAGAGATCAAAAAATTGCTGTCTAACCGCGGTTTGTCGGACACTTGCGTTCTAG
- a CDS encoding DUF3104 domain-containing protein, which translates to MASSGVIRTQGSIRPRLTKRTWADLLFRCWYRCPMFESVSVDHGIYNQQDPSEQPNFLSVVPDKTVIVQHDCLSGEKRDKDWWMGQVIHCGGGAREPNIHNLFQIAYVDSGVICWINADLVKHILPREPGQLKTPLVAKRGW; encoded by the coding sequence ATGGCCAGCAGCGGCGTCATCCGCACTCAGGGCAGCATCCGGCCTCGTCTTACCAAAAGAACTTGGGCAGACCTGCTGTTTCGTTGCTGGTACAGGTGTCCTATGTTCGAGAGCGTGTCAGTCGATCACGGGATCTACAACCAACAGGACCCCTCAGAGCAGCCGAACTTCCTGAGCGTGGTTCCAGACAAAACGGTGATCGTGCAGCACGACTGTCTGTCCGGAGAGAAGAGAGACAAGGATTGGTGGATGGGGCAGGTAATCCACTGCGGCGGCGGTGCCCGAGAACCGAACATCCACAACCTCTTTCAAATCGCATATGTGGATTCTGGCGTGATTTGTTGGATAAACGCCGACCTGGTAAAGCACATCCTGCCGAGGGAACCAGGGCAATTAAAAACCCCGCTCGTGGCGAAACGGGGCTGGTAA
- the devC gene encoding ABC transporter permease DevC: MKLIKRTPIAWLQLSHRPLRLAAALAGVGFANVLVFFQLGLSGGLYDSQKRPIQQFNGSLAVIPRRYTNFGEPAGFPRSRLTQVLGFQGVRGVSPLRLGKLQWLNPKTQESTQALVMGVDPGNPALKLPELTMQRSSLQLQAGVLFDKASKTSAGPVTSSLEQGQSFTTELNGQRTSVNGLFQLGLTFAADINLITSTSNFQSLFPERDPDEIQIGVVQLHSGADASDVQSQLNKVLGPSLQVLSMEELQLREVKHWKRNTSFGLIFGLGVLVGFSVGGIVVYQILYSEVSEHISEYATMKAMGYDDRFVVAIIIQESVILASLAFLPSLLVSTLLYRVLMQATGLLVVMSFSRAALVFTMTLLLCSGSGWLATSKLRRLDPADVF, translated from the coding sequence GTGAAACTGATCAAGCGCACTCCAATCGCCTGGCTTCAGTTGTCTCATCGTCCTCTGCGCCTGGCCGCGGCTCTGGCAGGTGTGGGATTTGCCAATGTCCTGGTGTTTTTCCAGCTCGGTCTCTCCGGAGGGCTCTACGACAGCCAGAAACGGCCGATTCAACAGTTCAACGGATCTCTGGCTGTGATCCCTCGTCGGTACACCAATTTCGGAGAACCCGCTGGTTTCCCCAGATCACGGTTGACGCAGGTCCTTGGCTTCCAGGGTGTGCGTGGAGTCAGTCCTTTGCGACTGGGCAAACTGCAGTGGTTGAATCCGAAGACTCAGGAATCAACGCAGGCTTTGGTGATGGGCGTTGACCCCGGCAATCCTGCGCTGAAGCTTCCGGAGCTGACGATGCAGCGATCGTCGCTGCAACTGCAAGCTGGCGTTCTGTTCGACAAGGCTTCCAAAACATCAGCCGGACCTGTGACTTCAAGCCTTGAGCAGGGTCAGTCGTTCACCACTGAACTCAATGGTCAACGCACCAGTGTGAATGGGTTGTTTCAACTTGGCCTCACCTTCGCTGCTGATATCAATCTGATCACTTCAACCAGCAATTTTCAGAGTCTTTTCCCGGAACGTGATCCCGATGAAATTCAGATCGGAGTGGTTCAACTTCACTCTGGTGCTGATGCCAGCGATGTTCAAAGCCAACTGAACAAGGTTCTGGGACCTTCGCTGCAGGTTCTCAGCATGGAGGAGCTGCAGCTGCGGGAAGTGAAGCATTGGAAACGCAACACATCTTTCGGATTGATTTTCGGTCTTGGAGTTCTTGTGGGTTTCAGCGTTGGCGGAATCGTTGTTTATCAGATTCTTTATTCAGAAGTGAGTGAACACATCAGTGAATATGCCACCATGAAAGCAATGGGATACGACGATCGGTTCGTTGTAGCGATTATTATTCAAGAATCGGTGATACTTGCAAGTCTCGCTTTTTTGCCAAGCCTGCTTGTTTCAACTCTGCTTTACAGAGTTCTGATGCAAGCCACTGGTTTGCTGGTGGTGATGTCGTTCAGTCGTGCCGCACTTGTATTCACCATGACGCTGCTTCTTTGTTCAGGCTCAGGTTGGCTGGCCACATCAAAGTTAAGGCGCCTTGATCCAGCCGATGTGTTCTGA
- a CDS encoding Nif11-like leader peptide family natural product precursor — protein MSEEQLKAFIQKVKADTSLQEKLKAATDVDAGLAIAKEAGFSISADDVRTKISDDELERAAGGECGNVSCVNIYLLTIGKDKEVEL, from the coding sequence ATGTCAGAAGAACAACTTAAAGCTTTCATTCAGAAGGTCAAAGCAGACACCAGCCTTCAGGAAAAGCTCAAAGCAGCTACCGATGTTGACGCAGGTCTTGCAATTGCAAAAGAGGCTGGGTTTAGTATTTCTGCTGATGACGTTCGGACCAAGATTTCAGATGATGAATTGGAAAGGGCGGCAGGAGGTGAATGCGGGAACGTTAGCTGTGTTAATATTTACCTGCTGACGATAGGAAAGGATAAGGAAGTAGAGCTGTAG
- a CDS encoding Nif11-like leader peptide family natural product precursor: MTKKQLKPFLEKVRGNTTLQEKLKAAADTDAVVATAKEAGFSISTEDLKEAQPELSGKELERMAGGDAGGDVGSLWSYFCQSHCQNICN, from the coding sequence ATGACTAAAAAACAACTCAAACCATTCCTGGAAAAAGTCAGAGGCAACACCACTCTTCAGGAAAAGCTCAAAGCAGCTGCCGATACTGACGCCGTTGTGGCGACTGCCAAAGAAGCAGGTTTCAGCATCTCGACTGAGGACTTGAAGGAAGCTCAGCCAGAGCTTTCAGGCAAAGAACTTGAAAGAATGGCCGGCGGTGATGCTGGTGGTGATGTTGGGTCACTTTGGTCTTATTTTTGCCAGTCACATTGTCAAAATATTTGCAATTGA
- a CDS encoding Nif11-like leader peptide family natural product precursor, which translates to MSLEQLKAFLAKVKGDSNLQEKLKAAKSPEDVVGIAKEHGHEFTADKINQLSEEELEGVSGGTCAIMPDGKVMTGVKPPV; encoded by the coding sequence ATGTCCCTAGAACAACTCAAGGCATTCCTCGCCAAAGTCAAGGGCGATTCCAATCTTCAAGAGAAACTAAAAGCAGCTAAGTCACCTGAGGATGTTGTAGGTATCGCTAAAGAACATGGTCATGAATTCACTGCTGATAAGATCAACCAGCTCAGTGAAGAAGAGCTTGAAGGAGTGTCTGGTGGTACCTGTGCGATTATGCCCGATGGTAAAGTTATGACAGGTGTCAAGCCACCAGTTTGA
- a CDS encoding Nif11-like leader peptide family natural product precursor — MSEEQLKAFLEKVKGDTTLQEKLEAAADSDAVLAIAKEAGFSLSADDLKNAQSEISEEALEGVSGGVLEESWRGPW; from the coding sequence ATGTCAGAAGAACAACTTAAAGCCTTCCTGGAAAAAGTCAAAGGCGACACCACGCTTCAGGAGAAGCTCGAAGCTGCAGCTGATTCAGATGCAGTTCTTGCGATTGCGAAAGAGGCGGGATTTAGTCTCTCTGCTGATGACTTGAAGAACGCTCAATCAGAGATTTCTGAAGAAGCGCTGGAAGGCGTGTCTGGAGGAGTTCTAGAAGAGAGCTGGCGAGGACCATGGTGA
- a CDS encoding Nif11-like leader peptide family natural product precursor produces the protein MSEEQLKAFIEKVKVDYSLQEKLKAAADVDAGLAIAKEAGFSISADDVRASVSDDELKNAAGGHPTCNDLYNCSKG, from the coding sequence ATGTCAGAAGAACAACTCAAAGCCTTTATAGAAAAAGTCAAAGTCGACTACAGTCTTCAGGAGAAGCTCAAAGCAGCCGCTGATGTTGATGCAGGTCTTGCAATTGCGAAAGAGGCTGGGTTTAGTATTTCTGCTGATGACGTTCGGGCATCAGTTTCAGATGATGAGCTGAAAAACGCGGCTGGAGGTCATCCGACTTGCAATGATCTTTATAACTGTAGTAAAGGGTAG
- a CDS encoding Nif11-like leader peptide family natural product precursor: protein MSEEQLKAFLEKIKADTSLQEKFKAAADTDAVSEIAKESGFMITADDLRNAQLVISEEELEGVAGGKSSDCFAECKSCKYVSWEVLR from the coding sequence ATGTCAGAAGAACAACTCAAAGCCTTCCTTGAAAAAATCAAAGCTGACACAAGCCTTCAGGAAAAGTTCAAAGCAGCAGCCGATACCGATGCTGTTTCTGAGATTGCCAAAGAGTCGGGATTCATGATCACTGCTGATGATTTAAGGAACGCTCAATTAGTGATTTCTGAAGAAGAACTGGAAGGCGTAGCTGGGGGGAAAAGCAGTGACTGCTTCGCGGAGTGCAAGAGCTGTAAATACGTTTCTTGGGAAGTTTTGCGTTGA
- a CDS encoding Nif11-like leader peptide family RiPP precursor encodes MSEEQLKAFLEKVKADTSLQDKLKGDDVDAAFAITKEAGFVITTDEIKQAQSGIKELSGNELDIHVVAGFWKS; translated from the coding sequence GTGTCAGAAGAACAACTCAAAGCTTTCCTAGAAAAGGTCAAAGCAGACACCAGCCTGCAAGATAAGCTTAAAGGTGATGATGTTGACGCAGCTTTTGCGATTACGAAAGAAGCTGGGTTTGTCATTACAACCGATGAGATCAAGCAGGCTCAATCTGGTATCAAAGAACTTTCAGGAAACGAGCTTGACATACACGTTGTCGCTGGATTTTGGAAATCATAA
- a CDS encoding ATP-binding cassette domain-containing protein: MSEQKPLVEIRNLNHWFGDGDQRKQVLRSINLTVQPGEITILLGPSGSGKTTLLTMVGGLRSAQDGSLRIFNEELREASKTNLTRLRRKVGFIFQAHNLMPYLNSQQNVRLGLEVVPEWLERGQAAMNDRCNEMLERVGLGERREYFPSKLSGGQKQRVAIARALAASPQLLLADEPTAALDKDSGRDVVDLFRALARDTKTAIVMVTHDNKILDIADRIVKLEQGSLVE; this comes from the coding sequence ATGAGTGAGCAAAAGCCATTGGTTGAAATCAGGAATTTGAATCACTGGTTCGGAGATGGAGATCAACGCAAACAAGTTTTGCGGTCAATCAATCTCACGGTTCAACCAGGAGAGATCACAATTCTGCTGGGGCCTTCCGGATCCGGCAAAACAACGTTGCTAACAATGGTTGGCGGACTGCGCTCGGCGCAGGATGGCAGTCTGCGAATCTTCAACGAAGAATTACGGGAAGCATCGAAGACCAATCTCACAAGACTGCGCCGCAAAGTGGGTTTTATTTTTCAGGCTCACAACCTGATGCCGTATCTCAACTCTCAACAGAACGTCCGGCTTGGATTGGAGGTAGTCCCTGAATGGCTGGAGCGAGGCCAGGCGGCCATGAACGATCGCTGCAACGAGATGCTTGAGCGGGTGGGCCTTGGGGAACGCCGCGAGTACTTCCCTTCAAAACTCTCGGGTGGGCAGAAGCAACGCGTTGCGATTGCCAGAGCACTTGCCGCTTCACCCCAGCTGCTGCTCGCCGATGAACCCACCGCCGCTCTCGACAAGGACTCCGGTCGCGATGTGGTGGATTTGTTCAGGGCCCTGGCCCGTGACACCAAGACCGCAATCGTGATGGTGACCCACGACAACAAAATTCTCGACATCGCTGATCGGATCGTGAAACTCGAACAGGGCTCGCTGGTGGAATGA
- a CDS encoding Nif11-like leader peptide family natural product precursor has translation MSLEQLKNFIAKAKGDSNLQEKLIAAADSDAVLVIAKEAGFMISADDLKNAQSEISEEELEGVTGGTNIRSLAACPCILRWTHK, from the coding sequence ATGTCCCTAGAACAACTCAAAAACTTTATTGCCAAAGCCAAAGGCGATTCCAATCTTCAGGAGAAGCTCATAGCTGCTGCTGATTCAGACGCAGTTCTTGTAATTGCGAAAGAGGCTGGGTTTATGATTTCTGCTGATGATTTGAAGAATGCTCAATCTGAGATTTCTGAGGAGGAGTTAGAAGGCGTGACTGGTGGGACGAATATCCGCTCTCTTGCTGCCTGTCCTTGTATCTTGCGTTGGACCCACAAATAG
- a CDS encoding efflux RND transporter periplasmic adaptor subunit has protein sequence MNQGSSLLITLGLSAAILSGCGASEKQEVSTASLQPRRVSALGRIEPLDGILKVSLPNSLSNDSIRQVLVEEGEVVEQGQPLALLETQPVLKANLIKAEAEVTASQRALDAQISVIDRYRAEQRRAQAEASRGRELYQNGATSLQRYEALQADSDAALAQLNEALANEMTLKADVNVKQAQVKQARADLDQATVKAPSKGTILEILARPGNRVGEDGLLLLGDTTRMGVVAEVYQSDLPEIRPGQTATISANGFPGRSQQATVTEIAQQISSQSVATGEAGDKVDKRVVKVKLALPKESLAIASRINNLQVNVLFNPLTDEQRRIRPQQP, from the coding sequence ATGAATCAAGGGTCCTCACTGCTTATCACCCTTGGATTATCGGCTGCAATCCTGAGTGGATGCGGTGCTTCTGAAAAGCAAGAAGTATCCACAGCAAGTCTCCAACCCCGTCGGGTTTCTGCCCTTGGACGAATCGAGCCTCTCGACGGAATCCTCAAAGTGAGTCTTCCGAATTCACTCAGCAACGACAGCATCCGCCAGGTTCTGGTGGAGGAAGGAGAGGTTGTTGAACAGGGTCAGCCCCTCGCTCTGCTCGAGACTCAGCCCGTCCTCAAAGCGAATCTGATCAAGGCGGAAGCCGAGGTCACAGCATCACAACGGGCACTGGATGCTCAGATCTCAGTGATTGACCGCTACAGAGCTGAACAGCGTCGGGCTCAGGCTGAAGCAAGCCGCGGCAGGGAGCTTTACCAGAATGGTGCGACCAGTCTTCAGCGCTATGAAGCGCTTCAGGCCGACTCGGACGCAGCCCTGGCGCAGCTCAACGAGGCACTGGCCAACGAGATGACGCTCAAGGCGGATGTGAACGTCAAACAGGCTCAGGTGAAGCAGGCCAGGGCTGACCTGGACCAGGCGACTGTGAAAGCCCCGTCAAAAGGCACCATCCTTGAAATTCTGGCTCGTCCAGGAAACCGAGTCGGAGAAGACGGACTGCTGCTGCTGGGCGACACCACCAGGATGGGCGTGGTTGCTGAGGTTTACCAGAGTGATCTACCCGAAATTCGTCCTGGGCAAACGGCAACCATCAGCGCCAACGGCTTCCCCGGCAGAAGCCAGCAAGCCACGGTCACTGAGATTGCACAACAGATCAGCAGTCAAAGCGTGGCCACCGGCGAGGCTGGCGACAAGGTCGACAAACGGGTGGTGAAAGTAAAACTTGCTCTCCCGAAAGAAAGCCTGGCCATCGCCAGCAGAATCAACAACCTCCAGGTGAACGTTCTGTTCAACCCGCTGACGGACGAGCAACGTCGCATCAGACCCCAGCAACCCTGA
- a CDS encoding Nif11-like leader peptide family natural product precursor, with product MSDEQLKAFIAKAKNDQTIQDKLKAAKSPEDVVGIAKKHGHEFTVDKITELSEEELEGMAGGWTVAITESARCGCQ from the coding sequence ATGTCAGACGAGCAACTTAAAGCCTTCATTGCCAAAGCAAAGAATGATCAGACCATTCAGGACAAACTAAAGGCAGCAAAGTCACCTGAAGACGTTGTGGGCATCGCTAAAAAACACGGCCACGAATTCACTGTTGATAAGATTACTGAACTCAGTGAAGAGGAACTAGAAGGCATGGCTGGAGGCTGGACTGTTGCTATTACAGAGAGTGCCAGGTGTGGCTGTCAATAA
- a CDS encoding Nif11-like leader peptide family natural product precursor — MSEEQLKAFLEKVKGDTILQEKLKAAADADAVRAIAKEAGFSISADDLKNVQQSELSAEELETVAGGSNYYRCHSCWNKFSQCSGVAGTC, encoded by the coding sequence ATGTCAGAAGAACAACTCAAAGCCTTTCTGGAGAAGGTTAAAGGCGACACTATCCTTCAGGAGAAACTCAAAGCAGCTGCTGATGCTGATGCAGTCCGTGCGATTGCTAAAGAGGCTGGCTTTAGCATCTCTGCTGATGATTTGAAGAACGTTCAGCAATCAGAACTTTCAGCTGAAGAACTTGAAACCGTGGCTGGTGGTTCAAACTATTATAGATGCCATTCTTGCTGGAATAAGTTCAGTCAATGCAGTGGCGTGGCTGGAACTTGCTAG
- a CDS encoding Nif11-like leader peptide family natural product precursor, whose translation MAKEQLKAFITKVQADTSLQEQLKAEGADVVVIAKAAGFSITAEDLDTHRQNLSDAELEVVAGGDWTSFGRCALTVNTLGCRKC comes from the coding sequence ATGGCAAAAGAACAACTGAAGGCATTCATTACCAAAGTTCAAGCCGATACTTCACTGCAGGAACAGCTCAAAGCAGAAGGTGCTGATGTTGTAGTCATTGCCAAAGCCGCTGGCTTCTCCATTACCGCAGAAGACTTAGACACTCATCGCCAAAACCTGTCTGATGCAGAGCTTGAGGTTGTGGCTGGGGGAGACTGGACTTCTTTTGGGCGCTGTGCTCTTACGGTAAACACCCTTGGCTGCAGGAAGTGCTGA
- a CDS encoding Nif11-like leader peptide family RiPP precursor: MTQEQLAAFLANVKGNTSLQEQLKAAADVNAVAAITKEVGFIINVDGPNKAQSRFSEKELEGAAGARAETCEWSASCDLCKCWFC, encoded by the coding sequence ATGACACAAGAACAACTCGCAGCTTTCCTGGCTAATGTCAAAGGCAACACCAGCCTTCAGGAGCAACTTAAAGCCGCAGCTGATGTCAATGCTGTTGCTGCAATTACTAAAGAAGTAGGATTTATTATCAATGTTGATGGCCCCAACAAGGCTCAGTCAAGATTTTCAGAAAAAGAACTGGAAGGTGCGGCTGGTGCTAGAGCTGAAACATGCGAATGGTCAGCGTCATGTGATCTATGTAAATGTTGGTTTTGCTGA